The following coding sequences lie in one Deltaproteobacteria bacterium genomic window:
- a CDS encoding 2-isopropylmalate synthase — protein MSVPTDSAALVYDWNEKDRHGPLLRKPPRFVDESIRDGLQSPSVTDPSIEQKMELVRLMDRLGIHVVNLGLPGAGARAQHDVELLARFIVEEKLRIQPNCAARTMEADIRPIVDISQRVGVPIEVTAFIGSSPIRAWAENWELSRLEGLTRDAMKFTVKHGLPASFVTEDTTRAHPQTLDVLFRTAIDHGATRLVLCDTCGHATPDGVRNLLNFTRSLLRAVGAEDRVELDWHGHNDRGHALPLALFALEYGVDRAHGCGLGIGERVGNTSMDLLLLNLYLLGQLDPAQHDLSCLVEYVTKVSEYTGVPIHPAYPLSGRDAFRTATGVHAAAVIKAEAKGDFDLADRVYSAVPARVFGRQQEIEIGHYSGRSNVVHWLKARGIDPADAVVDRVFAAAKASNRTLEEHEVLALVGGG, from the coding sequence GCAGTCGCCCTCGGTGACCGACCCGAGCATCGAGCAGAAGATGGAGCTGGTGCGGCTGATGGACCGCCTCGGCATCCACGTGGTGAACCTCGGGCTGCCCGGCGCCGGCGCTCGTGCACAGCACGACGTCGAGCTGCTCGCGCGCTTCATCGTCGAGGAGAAGCTGCGCATCCAGCCCAACTGCGCGGCGCGCACGATGGAGGCCGACATCCGCCCGATCGTGGACATCTCGCAGCGGGTCGGCGTGCCGATCGAGGTGACCGCGTTCATCGGCTCGAGCCCGATCCGCGCGTGGGCCGAGAACTGGGAGCTCTCGCGGCTCGAGGGCCTGACGCGCGACGCGATGAAGTTCACCGTGAAGCACGGCCTGCCGGCGTCATTCGTGACCGAGGACACCACGCGCGCGCATCCGCAAACGCTCGATGTGCTGTTCCGGACCGCCATCGATCACGGCGCGACGCGGCTGGTGCTGTGCGACACCTGCGGCCACGCGACGCCGGACGGCGTGCGCAACCTGTTGAACTTCACCCGCAGCCTGCTGCGGGCCGTGGGCGCCGAAGATCGCGTCGAGCTCGACTGGCACGGTCACAACGATCGTGGGCACGCACTGCCGTTGGCGCTGTTCGCCCTCGAGTACGGCGTCGATCGAGCGCACGGCTGTGGGCTCGGCATCGGCGAGCGCGTCGGCAACACCTCGATGGACCTGTTGTTGCTCAACCTCTACCTGCTCGGGCAGCTCGACCCGGCGCAGCACGACCTGTCGTGCCTGGTCGAGTACGTGACCAAGGTCAGCGAGTACACCGGCGTGCCGATCCACCCCGCCTATCCGCTGTCGGGCCGCGACGCGTTTCGCACCGCGACCGGGGTGCATGCGGCCGCGGTCATCAAGGCCGAGGCCAAGGGTGACTTCGACCTCGCCGACCGCGTGTATTCGGCGGTGCCCGCCCGCGTGTTCGGGCGTCAGCAAGAGATCGAGATCGGTCACTACAGCGGCCGCAGCAACGTCGTGCACTGGTTGAAGGCCCGCGGCATCGACCCCGCCGATGCGGTGGTCGATCGCGTCTTCGCGGCCGCCAAGGCCAGCAACCGCACGCTCGAGGAGCACGAGGTGCTCGCGCTGGTCGGCGGCGGCTGA
- a CDS encoding DUF692 family protein: MAADGFLQRAAALPRLGLGLSTEYGASRADGALDPNAMRREHPELARFLEVGVEIAKGLDDDARTWAESGAATTYHFLDINLDDPADFDDAWLADVRACAATLRPAWLCGDAGLWHFGARDRGQMLLLPPVLEPEAVGPMAAGIVRLRDAIGLEVLPENPPCTHFVGRMHLLEFFAAVAEQADTGLLVDCAHLGMFQRIRGHGLLDGFDALPWDRVIEVHVAGGRERSHDGYAWVDDDHGPTILDDTWTLLDEVLARASNLRALVVECERNPLPRAAAMLREVGERWR, translated from the coding sequence ATGGCCGCGGACGGCTTCCTCCAACGCGCCGCTGCGCTGCCGCGGCTCGGCCTCGGCCTCAGCACCGAGTACGGCGCCAGTCGTGCCGATGGTGCGCTCGATCCGAACGCGATGCGCCGCGAGCACCCCGAGCTCGCGCGCTTCCTCGAGGTCGGCGTCGAGATCGCCAAGGGCCTCGACGACGACGCGCGCACGTGGGCCGAGAGCGGCGCGGCGACGACGTACCACTTCCTCGACATCAACCTCGACGATCCGGCCGACTTCGACGACGCGTGGCTCGCCGACGTGCGTGCGTGCGCCGCCACGCTGCGCCCGGCGTGGCTGTGCGGCGATGCGGGGCTGTGGCACTTCGGCGCCCGCGATCGTGGACAGATGTTGTTGTTGCCCCCGGTGCTCGAGCCCGAGGCCGTGGGGCCGATGGCCGCGGGCATCGTGCGCCTGCGCGATGCGATCGGCCTCGAGGTGCTGCCCGAGAACCCGCCGTGCACGCACTTCGTCGGGCGCATGCACCTGCTCGAGTTCTTCGCCGCGGTCGCCGAGCAGGCCGACACCGGTCTGCTCGTCGATTGTGCGCACCTGGGTATGTTCCAGCGCATCCGCGGGCACGGCTTGCTCGACGGCTTCGACGCGCTGCCGTGGGATCGCGTGATCGAGGTCCACGTCGCGGGTGGCCGCGAGCGCAGCCACGACGGCTACGCATGGGTCGACGACGATCACGGCCCGACGATCCTGGACGACACCTGGACGCTGCTGGACGAGGTGCTCGCGCGCGCGAGCAACCTGCGCGCGTTGGTGGTCGAGTGCGAGCGCAACCCGCTGCCCCGCGCGGCGGCGATGCTGCGCGAGGTGGGCGAGCGGTGGCGGTGA